The Desulfovibrio sp. G11 region AGTCTTCGATGTCATTTTTCATGTGCTGGCCGATTTTTTCCACCAGGCGCGCCTCAAGCTGGCGCACTCTTTCTCTTGTGATGTTATACCGTTCGCCTATCTCACGCAAGGTGATCGGCTCGTCAGAAAGCAGCCTGTTGTGCAGGATATACTGTTCTTTCTCGTTGAGCTTCGGCATGATGGTTTTCAGCTTTGAGCGCACAATTCCCGCTATTTCCGTAGATGCCAGACTGTCTTCGATCCCTGGTCCCAGGGCTGGCAGAAAGTCCATGCGGGTGGCGCCGCCAGAATCTTCGCCCACCTGGGCGTTAAGCGACATGTCTGTAGAGGCAAGGCGCTGGTCCATTTCATTTATCTGCTCTTCGGTTACGCCCAGGCGTTCCGAAAGCATGGCGGCATCCGGGTCGTAGCCCTGCATGATGAGCTTCTGGCGTTCTCTGTTCAGGTTGTAGAACAGCTTGCGCTGCACCTGGGTCGTGCCGATCTTGACCATGCGCCAGTTGTCCATGATGAACTTGAGAATATAGGCTTTGATCCAGAACGAGGCATAATAGGAAAACTTGATGCCCTTGTCGGGGTCAAACTTGTTGACCGCGCGCATGAGGCCCACATTTCCTTCTTGCACAAGGTCAAGCACATTCTGCATCCAGCGGCGCTGAAAATCCATGGCGATGCGCACGACCAGCCGCAGGTGGGATGAAACCAGGCGAAAGGCGGCGTCCGCATCATTATGATCGCGCACGCGCACAGCCAGTTCATGCTCCTCTTCGGGTTTAAGCATGGGGAAGCGGCTTACTTCGCGAAGATACAGGTGCAGGCTGTCGCGAGTACCCACGGCAGGCACCCGTGAAGAAGAGGGCGCGGGAACGCTGCGGTCCTGTTCATCTTCATCTGTCAGGCGCGGCTCATCGTCTTCGTCCATGTCGGAGTCGAGCAGTTCTTCTTCGCTGTCGGGCGATTCGATATCAAGCTCGTCCGTATCGCGCTCATGTTCAAGTTCGTCCACATCCAGCACCGTGCCGGAGCTGCGGCTGCCATCGTCGGGCTCAAGAGCTGAAGACGTTTCTTTTTTTCGGCTTTTGCC contains the following coding sequences:
- a CDS encoding sigma-70 family RNA polymerase sigma factor — protein: MKKNSKIAPSKTKGAAAAEKSRKTTLPVEVVGPEDAPRQPSAAAGKTRTRVAADTAAKTSAGNAGKSRKKETSSALEPDDGSRSSGTVLDVDELEHERDTDELDIESPDSEEELLDSDMDEDDEPRLTDEDEQDRSVPAPSSSRVPAVGTRDSLHLYLREVSRFPMLKPEEEHELAVRVRDHNDADAAFRLVSSHLRLVVRIAMDFQRRWMQNVLDLVQEGNVGLMRAVNKFDPDKGIKFSYYASFWIKAYILKFIMDNWRMVKIGTTQVQRKLFYNLNRERQKLIMQGYDPDAAMLSERLGVTEEQINEMDQRLASTDMSLNAQVGEDSGGATRMDFLPALGPGIEDSLASTEIAGIVRSKLKTIMPKLNEKEQYILHNRLLSDEPITLREIGERYNITRERVRQLEARLVEKIGQHMKNDIEDFSDHWIQS